A part of Candidatus Zixiibacteriota bacterium genomic DNA contains:
- a CDS encoding sensor histidine kinase, with amino-acid sequence MAKENPRNPSDLPASPARAQETTAAGSGSRKGLDHELHLRSRELAERIKELGVIHSVSTLFETKIVDLTEVFQKIVNVLPSAWQYPELACARISMKNRDYRSSSYREPICLIQEDILAVGEKIGTLEVGYFEPLPDGSEPDFLVEEKGLLTIVARRLAEAYSLKESQLQLATYQQHLRSLASELTLTEERERRRLALHLHDSIGQGLALAKLKLETLRHVLPEAFKERVGDVLTLVQQIIAEARSITAEISPPILYELSFYQAIVWLCDHFKKQFGMTIEVVGADQNFLLGEGVRVMLFRSIQELLTNAVKHASATEVRVCLEREEHAVHVCIEDNGVGFGPEQQNRYPSASGGFGIFSIRERLAHLGGRLTIESSPGKGARVHLWVPAAERTVV; translated from the coding sequence ATGGCGAAAGAAAACCCCCGAAATCCCTCCGATCTCCCGGCAAGCCCCGCCCGCGCACAGGAGACAACCGCAGCCGGTTCGGGCAGCCGAAAAGGACTCGATCACGAGCTGCATTTACGGTCACGTGAGCTCGCCGAACGAATCAAGGAGCTGGGAGTCATCCACTCCGTATCGACTCTCTTTGAGACCAAAATCGTCGATTTGACTGAGGTCTTCCAGAAAATCGTAAACGTTCTGCCTTCCGCGTGGCAATATCCGGAATTGGCCTGCGCGCGGATCAGTATGAAAAACCGCGATTACCGCAGTTCAAGCTATCGCGAGCCGATCTGTCTGATACAGGAAGATATTCTGGCAGTCGGAGAAAAAATAGGGACACTGGAGGTGGGCTATTTCGAGCCGCTGCCCGATGGCTCGGAACCCGACTTTCTCGTCGAGGAAAAAGGCCTGCTGACAATCGTCGCTCGCCGGCTCGCCGAGGCTTACTCGCTGAAAGAATCCCAACTCCAGCTCGCGACATATCAGCAGCACCTTCGTTCGCTGGCGTCTGAGCTGACGTTGACCGAGGAACGCGAACGCCGACGGTTGGCTCTGCATCTGCACGACAGCATCGGCCAGGGCCTCGCTCTTGCCAAACTCAAGCTGGAGACATTGCGACACGTCCTTCCCGAGGCGTTCAAGGAACGGGTCGGGGATGTCCTGACGCTCGTCCAGCAGATCATTGCCGAGGCCCGCTCGATTACGGCCGAAATCAGCCCGCCCATCCTCTACGAACTGAGCTTCTACCAGGCGATTGTGTGGCTGTGCGACCACTTCAAAAAGCAGTTCGGAATGACCATCGAGGTCGTCGGCGCCGACCAGAATTTCCTGCTCGGCGAAGGCGTCCGGGTCATGTTGTTCCGGTCGATTCAGGAGCTCCTGACGAATGCCGTCAAACACGCCAGCGCCACCGAAGTGCGCGTTTGCCTGGAGCGCGAAGAACATGCCGTGCATGTCTGCATCGAGGACAACGGCGTGGGCTTCGGTCCCGAACAACAGAATCGGTATCCATCCGCGAGCGGCGGGTTCGGGATATTCAGTATCCGGGAACGGCTCGCTCATCTGGGCGGACGACTGACCATCGAGTCGAGTCCCGGCAAGGGCGCGCGGGTCCATTTGTGGGTACCGGCTGCGGAACGGACCGTGGTATGA
- a CDS encoding response regulator transcription factor, with amino-acid sequence MKILLADNHRLFCEGLRVLLEKQPHMEIVGEANNGRLAVRLCRELSPDLVVMDVGMPELNGIEATRQIKTEMPNIKVLAVSMHADRQYVAGMLSAGASGYVLKDSAFTELSEAIRIVTRGGRYLSPDIVDVVVEDYAHRLSPALGSALQKLSAREREVLQMIAEGFATADIAAKLNVSRKTVETHRKNLMLKLDIRTVAELTKFAIREGLTSLDLSDDSSS; translated from the coding sequence ATGAAGATTCTGTTGGCAGACAACCACAGGCTCTTTTGCGAGGGCCTCCGCGTCCTGCTCGAAAAACAACCGCACATGGAGATCGTCGGTGAGGCCAACAACGGGCGACTGGCGGTGCGCCTCTGTCGTGAACTCTCCCCGGATCTGGTCGTGATGGATGTCGGTATGCCCGAATTAAACGGAATCGAGGCTACCCGGCAGATCAAGACCGAAATGCCCAACATCAAGGTCCTCGCCGTCTCGATGCACGCCGACCGACAGTACGTCGCAGGCATGTTGTCCGCAGGGGCCTCCGGCTACGTGCTGAAAGACAGCGCCTTCACCGAACTCAGCGAGGCGATCAGGATCGTCACCCGGGGCGGCCGCTACCTCAGTCCGGATATCGTCGATGTCGTCGTCGAGGACTACGCGCATCGACTGTCGCCCGCCCTCGGCTCCGCCCTGCAGAAACTCTCCGCACGCGAACGGGAAGTCCTGCAGATGATTGCGGAAGGGTTTGCCACCGCCGATATCGCCGCCAAACTCAACGTGAGTCGGAAAACGGTGGAAACGCACCGCAAAAACCTCATGCTGAAACTCGATATCAGGACCGTGGCGGAATTGACGAAGTTCGCGATCCGCGAAGGACTTACCTCGCTCGATTTGTCCGACGACTCGTCGTCATAG
- a CDS encoding aminotransferase class I/II-fold pyridoxal phosphate-dependent enzyme: protein MSITTKHLNERLLQAEYAVRGPIVQRAQELEAAGQKIIYCNIGNPQALQQKPLTYFRQILSLVEYPDLLENADVTRHFPRDVVERAKSILARHPHGTGAYSQSAGIPFIRNAVASFIAQRDGIPADPAAVIMTDGASKGAQAVLMALIKKSNDGFMIPIPQYPLYSASLELYGGRQIGYLLDDDEHWQLNETTLEKSLESAKANKINPVGIVVINPGNPTGAVLTVENIQMIIAFARRHHLSIIADEVYQENVYAAGQQFHSFAKVMGHLGVTDVPLFSLHSISKGFLGECGHRGGYLEIRNVPDDVLAQFIKLQSISLCANVPGQIAAYLMVSPPQPGERSYETYVEERDAILTELKAKALILGEGINSIPGMSVDVPQGAMYAFVRFELPDERGVDIGRMSPRELAAYTEKRETDYCLALLEKTGICVVPGSGFGQKPGTYHFRMTFLPPREEIQLLIERLSDFHCTYTGARVDSAGVTAMSRC, encoded by the coding sequence ATGAGTATCACCACGAAGCATCTCAACGAGCGTTTGCTTCAGGCGGAGTATGCGGTACGCGGGCCGATCGTTCAGCGGGCACAGGAGCTGGAAGCAGCCGGGCAAAAGATCATCTACTGCAATATCGGCAACCCTCAGGCGCTGCAGCAGAAGCCGCTGACGTATTTTCGCCAGATACTGAGTCTTGTCGAGTACCCCGATCTGCTGGAGAATGCCGACGTGACGCGGCATTTTCCTCGGGACGTCGTGGAGCGGGCGAAGTCGATCCTCGCGCGCCATCCGCACGGCACCGGGGCGTACAGTCAGAGCGCGGGTATCCCGTTTATCCGGAACGCAGTGGCGAGCTTCATCGCACAGCGTGACGGCATTCCGGCCGATCCCGCCGCGGTCATCATGACCGATGGGGCCAGCAAGGGGGCGCAGGCGGTTCTGATGGCGCTGATCAAGAAGAGCAACGACGGCTTCATGATTCCGATTCCGCAGTACCCGCTGTACAGCGCGAGTCTCGAGCTTTACGGCGGCCGGCAGATCGGCTACCTGCTTGACGATGACGAGCACTGGCAGCTCAACGAGACGACGCTCGAGAAGAGCCTGGAGTCGGCGAAAGCGAACAAGATCAATCCGGTGGGGATCGTGGTGATCAATCCCGGAAATCCTACGGGTGCGGTCCTGACGGTGGAGAATATCCAAATGATCATCGCGTTTGCGCGTCGGCACCACCTGTCGATAATCGCGGACGAGGTATATCAGGAGAACGTCTACGCGGCGGGACAGCAGTTCCATTCGTTCGCCAAGGTGATGGGTCATCTCGGGGTGACCGATGTGCCGCTGTTCAGTCTGCACTCGATCTCGAAAGGGTTCCTTGGAGAATGCGGCCATCGCGGAGGGTACCTGGAGATTCGCAACGTGCCGGACGACGTGTTGGCGCAGTTCATCAAACTCCAGTCCATCAGCTTGTGCGCGAACGTACCGGGCCAGATTGCGGCCTATCTGATGGTATCTCCACCGCAACCCGGAGAGCGGAGCTACGAGACCTATGTCGAGGAGCGTGACGCGATACTGACGGAGTTGAAAGCCAAAGCGCTCATTCTCGGCGAGGGGATCAACAGCATTCCCGGCATGTCGGTGGATGTCCCACAGGGCGCGATGTACGCCTTCGTCCGGTTCGAATTGCCCGACGAGCGCGGGGTCGATATCGGGCGGATGTCGCCGCGCGAGCTGGCGGCCTATACGGAAAAGCGGGAAACCGACTACTGTCTCGCCCTGCTTGAGAAGACGGGCATATGCGTGGTGCCCGGTTCCGGATTCGGGCAGAAGCCGGGCACATATCATTTCCGCATGACGTTTTTGCCGCCGCGCGAGGAGATCCAATTGCTGATCGAACGGCTGAGTGACTTTCACTGTACGTACACAGGCGCCCGGGTAGACTCTGCGGGCGTGACGGCGATGTCACGCTGCTGA